The window aattattttccttacttGTATTTTAACCATTATTTCTAAACATAAGATTAATACTAATTACCCcgccttttattatttttattaataaatacaaaatattaaaaataattttattttattttaaaaaaaaaaaaaaggttggagAAGGAAGCAGTGGAATCGGACCTGGGTGAAGTGGCGAGAGAGCCATCAATCACGCGTTGAGCCTTTGACCTTACGTGTcgttttaattatcaaaaaatattattaattaatcctaaaaagtaaaaacacaacaaaaaagCACCCTTTGGGAATAGgtgtctttctctctctctctctctctctctctttgtatCTGTACCTGGTGGGGACTGAGGATAGAGAGGTAAAAAGGATTCCAGAAAAAGAAGTGAATTTTGctctaataaaattgaaatgcaGATTTCTTCTTCTGCTTCATTACATTCTTAAAAATCCTCTCCTTTCCCACTTTCTCCTCTGTGGTCTTCACAAACTAGGTTTCCGGCGGTGACTGCGGCGACGCCTGGGCCTGTAGATCTTACGTAGTACATTCAACAAACGCCACACACTCTGCCGCATGGGACAATCATTCTAGAGGTAGAGGAGGAAAGCTACGAGGAAAAGAGATGATTAAGAGGAAAACAGTGTTGTTCTTGCTCTTGGTTACGGTTCTTTCTCCGATTGTTCTTTATACTGATACACTCGGGAGAAGCTTCAAGACTTCCTTCTGTGAGTTTCCATCCCGTAATCCCATTCCCCctcatcttatatttttttttctttttatttatttatttatttttggttgttttcGATTTTGTGCAGCAGCTGCAGACGAGTTCGATGAGGATGTTACAGCTCTTGTAAGTCAATTTCCTCCATTAAATTTCCATCTTTTGTTGCCTTGCTCTAAGGTTTTTTACCTATACTTTTGTTTTTCAGACTCTGGGCGGCGTCGACGCCAAACTAAATCTCCTTCCCCAGGTTATTACTTTTCTCCTTCAGAAGTTGTTGTTTTTCTGCATTTTCTGAGTTCTAACATCTTGGTTTGGATGCGCAGGAGTCCTCCACGACACTTAAAGAGCCAATCGGAATCGTTTATTCCGATAATGATTCGCTGGATGTCGATGAATCCGCTGCGggtaattcttttattttattttatttctattaattaattaaagttcTGTGGATTTGtaaaattcttctttttctgaGAAAAATTGGTGAAATAGATAAAAGGCGTAATTCTTATACTTTTTCGAACCAGATTTGCAATTGGGGGGATCGGTGGAGCATAAAACTAGAGTGTTGTCTACAACATATGAAGAAGGAGACAGATCTCAAAGAGAAAACCCCATACGACAGGTGACGGATGGAAAGGATGACAACCTGCAGAGGGGATCTGAGCTCACATCTCACAATGCCTCTCAAAATTCGGTAAATTATTtctcttccctttttctttcttttcccccccttttttttggcTGGGTTACTCAAGTTTAAACCTTTTATCAATTGCAAGTTCACTTCTCTCTTTTAAGGTTTTAATTTTATGTGCTGCTGATTTGGGGTTTTTATTATGATATCAATTCTGGTAGAGTCTTACCTTTTTGAATACCAATTTCAGTTAGTTAGACTTCTTTTCAATAAGATATGGAATTCTCTGTTATCTAGATATACATCATTGCTGGCCAGGAAAAATTAATCTTTCTGAGCACGCTTGACATAATTCATTTAAACAATCCCTTGAAATTACCTTATGTAGACGTCTACTTCTCTCATGACCCCGAACAACTTAGGTTCTGCCATTAAAATTTCTGAAGTCACTTGCAATTGTCAATAACTGTTACTCCATGATTAAGAGACTTTGTTAAAAGTTACCTGCTTTTTGCAAATGACAAGCTAACCTGATTTTAACAAGCGAAACTAATATTTTCTCTTATCTTCTCTTTCTTGCTCCAGGAAACAGAACATGGGCAACAATCTGCTCAAACCTCTGGCAAAGGTGATCATAAAGAACCTGTGAAGACTAGAAACGAGAAACCAATTGACCAAACAGTTATACTAGATGCTCGGGTCCAGCAACTTAAGGATCAGCTCATCAGGGCAAAGGTATTCCTTTCCCTTTCAGCTACACGAAACAATGCCCACTTTATCAGGGAGCTTCGAGCGCGGATGAAGGAAGTTCAACGAGCACTTGGGGATGCAACCAAGGACTCTGAGCTTCCCAAGAAGtaagttttcttcttttctttctccacCCGTCTTctatttaaatgttttattgTTGACATCCTTATGTAATGTTTGTGATTCCGTATCTAATTTGTGGTTATGCTTCTTTGTTTCAAATTCAGTGCCTATGAAAAATTGAAGGGAATGGAGCAAACATTGGCCAAAGGCAAGCAAATCCAAGATGACTGTGCTGCTGTGGTAAAGAAGCTCCGAGCTATCCTTCACTCAGCAGAAGAGCAGCTTCGAGTGCACAAGAAACAGACCATGTATTTGACTCAGTTAACTgcaaaaacacttcctaaaggTCTTCACTGTCTTCCTTTACGCCTTTCAACTGAGTACTATAACTTGGATTCTGCTCAGCAGCAATTCCCAAATCAAGATAAATTAGAAGACCCCAGGCTATTCCACTATGCACTATTCTCGGATAACATATTAGCTGCGGCAGTTGTTGTGAACTCAACTGTTTCCAATGCAAAGGTAATTCCTTTCACCCACACAGATGTTACCTTGTGCTCATTCTGGTTGCAGGGTAAGAGTGaggaaagtaaaagaaaattattatagtTGGTTTTGGATTGCAATActctattttctcttttaataaaTGGAACATTAGTAAGGTTTTGACTTTGAGAATTAAAGCTTTCTTCTTGCTTTTTGTAAACATCAAAAGCCTTTTATGTTAATAGTGTGTGCTATCCATTGCAGGACCCTTCAAAGCATGTTTTCCATATTGTTTCTGATAGACTCAATTATGCAGCAATGAGGATGTGGTTTCTTGCAAATCCACCAGGCAAAGCCACCATTCAGGTTCAGAATATCGATGAATTTACATGGTTAAATTCAAGTTATAGTCCAGTTCTCAAGCAGTTGGGTTCTCCATCCATGATAGATTACTACTTCAAGGGTCATCGTTCTAATTCTGATTCAAATTTGAAGTTCCGGAACCCAAAGTACTTATCTATCCTAAACCATCTCCGCTTTTACCTGCCAGAGATCTTCCCAAAGCTCAACAAAGTGCTGTTCTTGGATGATGATATAGTTGTGCAGAAGGATCTCACCGGCCTTTGGTCAATTGATCTGAAAGGGAATGTTAATGGTGCAGTTGAGACTTGTGGAGAAAGCTTCCATCGATTTGATCGTTATCTCAACTTCTCAAATCCTCTCATTTCAAAGAATTTTGATTCCCATGCTTGTGGATGGGCATATGGAATGAATATCTTTGATTTGGACCAGTGGAAGAAGCAACATATCACAGAGGTGTACCACACATGGCAGAAACTGGTAAGCGATGCAGTCTTAAATTTTGTTTGGGTAGATATGACTCTAATTTGACCGGATTATTTGTATTTGGTTGGCACTGCATAAAACCCTAAATCCTCAAAAGCAAAGTATAGACA of the Vitis vinifera cultivar Pinot Noir 40024 chromosome 10, ASM3070453v1 genome contains:
- the LOC100258406 gene encoding probable galacturonosyltransferase 4 isoform X2, yielding MIKRKTVLFLLLVTVLSPIVLYTDTLGRSFKTSFSADEFDEDVTALTLGGVDAKLNLLPQESSTTLKEPIGIVYSDNDSLDVDESAADLQLGGSVEHKTRVLSTTYEEGDRSQRENPIRQVTDGKDDNLQRGSELTSHNASQNSETEHGQQSAQTSGKGDHKEPVKTRNEKPIDQTVILDARVQQLKDQLIRAKVFLSLSATRNNAHFIRELRARMKEVQRALGDATKDSELPKNAYEKLKGMEQTLAKGKQIQDDCAAVVKKLRAILHSAEEQLRVHKKQTMYLTQLTAKTLPKGLHCLPLRLSTEYYNLDSAQQQFPNQDKLEDPRLFHYALFSDNILAAAVVVNSTVSNAKDPSKHVFHIVSDRLNYAAMRMWFLANPPGKATIQVQNIDEFTWLNSSYSPVLKQLGSPSMIDYYFKGHRSNSDSNLKFRNPKYLSILNHLRFYLPEIFPKLNKVLFLDDDIVVQKDLTGLWSIDLKGNVNGAVETCGESFHRFDRYLNFSNPLISKNFDSHACGWAYGMNIFDLDQWKKQHITEVYHTWQKLNHDRQLWKLGTLPPGLITFWKRTFPIDRSWHVLGLGYNPSVNRREIERAAVIHYNGNLKPWLEIGMPKFRNYWAKFADFDNEYLRDCNINP
- the LOC100258406 gene encoding probable galacturonosyltransferase 4 isoform X1, translated to MIKRKTVLFLLLVTVLSPIVLYTDTLGRSFKTSFSAADEFDEDVTALTLGGVDAKLNLLPQESSTTLKEPIGIVYSDNDSLDVDESAADLQLGGSVEHKTRVLSTTYEEGDRSQRENPIRQVTDGKDDNLQRGSELTSHNASQNSETEHGQQSAQTSGKGDHKEPVKTRNEKPIDQTVILDARVQQLKDQLIRAKVFLSLSATRNNAHFIRELRARMKEVQRALGDATKDSELPKNAYEKLKGMEQTLAKGKQIQDDCAAVVKKLRAILHSAEEQLRVHKKQTMYLTQLTAKTLPKGLHCLPLRLSTEYYNLDSAQQQFPNQDKLEDPRLFHYALFSDNILAAAVVVNSTVSNAKDPSKHVFHIVSDRLNYAAMRMWFLANPPGKATIQVQNIDEFTWLNSSYSPVLKQLGSPSMIDYYFKGHRSNSDSNLKFRNPKYLSILNHLRFYLPEIFPKLNKVLFLDDDIVVQKDLTGLWSIDLKGNVNGAVETCGESFHRFDRYLNFSNPLISKNFDSHACGWAYGMNIFDLDQWKKQHITEVYHTWQKLNHDRQLWKLGTLPPGLITFWKRTFPIDRSWHVLGLGYNPSVNRREIERAAVIHYNGNLKPWLEIGMPKFRNYWAKFADFDNEYLRDCNINP